AACACTTATTCCCTACCTTTACGCACACACCTATGTGCGGCATTACAGGCATTGTTAATCTTTCTTCACGCCCACTGCATCTTACCGAAGCAGCGCAGGCCATGAATACCGCCATTGCTCACCGCGGGCCAGATGGCGAAGGATTTCTGGCGGTTGATGAACACGGTAATACCACGGCACTCAGCGGCCTTCATACACCACAGGCCTTGTGCAACATGCCCCACCCCCACAGTCCGCACCAAAACATTGCTGCCTTTCACTCATCGCCGCGCTTTGTGTTCGGGCATCGACGGCTTGCCATTATCGACATCAGCGCTGCCGGGCATCAGCCGCTTTGTACGGCCGACAAACAGTTGTGGATTACCTACAACGGCGAACTCTACAACTACATTGAACTCCGCGCCGAACTCGAAAGCAACGGCGTACACTTTCATACGCATACCGACACTGAAGTGGTGCTCGAAGCCTACCGCGCCTGGGGCGAAAACTGCCTGACACGTTTCAACGGTATGTTTGCCTTTGTGCTTTGGAACCGTGCAACACACCAACTCTTTGCCGCGCGCGACCGCTTTGGCGTAAAGCCGTTTTACTATTACCACGATGCGGAGGTGTTTTGCTTTGCTTCCGAGCAGAAAGCACTGCGCAAAAATCCGTTTGTAAAAACGGCGCTTCACATGGAAGCAGTTGCCGATTATTTTGCCGGCAGCGAAATTGAATACCAGCCTGAAAGCTTTTTTGCCAATATTCTTGAACTTTTTCCGGGCTGTGCGCTCAGCATTAATTTGCAAAGCAATGAAGTAAAGCAATGGGCCTGGTACAGCCTCACCATTAACCAGCGGTTTGTCAACCCTGCGCCCGAACGCTTTGCGGCGCATGTGGAACTGGTGCGCGAGCGTTTGTATGAAGCCATACGCCTGCGCATGCGCGCCGATGTGCCCGTGGGCGCCTGTCTGAGCGGCGGTATCGACAGTTCGGCTATTGCGGGCATTATGGCCGATGTGGTGCGCAACCACGGCAATGTAAATGTGGGCGAACGCATGAAACTGTTTACAGCTGTGTTTGATGATGCACGCATCGACGAACGCCGCTGGGCGCAGGAAGTAGTGGCGCGCACACAGGCCGAATGGCACACCGTGCAGCCCCAGCCGCAGGAATTACTGGCCGATCTGGAAGAACTCATTTACAGCCAGGATGTGCCCATCTGGAGCACCAGCACCTATGCGCAGCATCGTGTGATGAAACTGGCAGCGCAAAACGGCATACGTGTACTGCTCGACGGGCAGGGCGGCGACGAATTGTTTGCCGGCTATCATCCTTACTTCCGTGCATTCTGGCGCGAACTGCTGGGTAATGGCGAATGGGGCACGCTGCGCAGTGAAATGAACGCATTTGACGGCCCCGCGCTGAAATTCATGCTGCGCGAACAGCTGAAACAACGCACCTTTCCCGCACTCCCGGCCGCACTACGCAAAAAACTCATGCTGCGCGCATACCCCGAATTCAGCTACCTCAATCCGGAACTGATTGACAGCTATGTGCGGCGCCGCAATACGCGTACGCCGCAAACGCTTAACGAAATGCTGCGCGGCGAGTTTGTAAACACGCGGCTGAAAGGATACCTCAAATGCGAAGACCGCTGCTCCATGTGGCATTCGGTTGAATCGCGCACGCCTTTTGCCGACGATCATTTGCTTATTGAAACCGTGTTTGCGCTGCCCGGCAGCATGAAAATACACCAGGGCTACACCAAAGCCCTGCTGCGCGAAGCCGCCGCCCCCTGGCTGCCCGAGGCTATACGCACGCGACGCGATAAAATGGGCTATGTGACGCCAAACAATAAATGGATAACTCAACTCCGAAACGAATTCAGACCCTATTTTGAACAGAATTTCGACGGAATTTTCAATAAAGAACGCCTGCTTAAAGAATACGACCAGCTGTTTAGTCCGCAGGGGGATACAGATACCGGCAGGGTGTTCAAATTTATTGCCTTTGCCGTGTGGCGTAAAGTGCATAATATGTAATGAACATGTACACCAAAGCCTATTCGTTATTTTCTGCCGATCAGCAACTGGCTGATGAATTGCGTAAGCTGGGCACATCGCGTGTGTTTAAACACGGCGAAACACTTACCGGCACAGGCAGCTACATACGCAGTATTCCGATTGTACTTAGCGGACGTATTAAAGTAACGCAGCGCGATGAAGAAGGACGCGACCGGTTTCTGTATCATATCATGCCGGGAGAGAGTTGTGTAACCATGTTTTCGGGCGGATTGGGCGGCATGAGTATGGTTACCACCACAGCCGATGAAGAATCGGAAGTGTTGCTGGTGCCCATTGAAAAGGCGCGAGAACTTGCGCAGCAGTTTCCGCAGTTTACCGATTTCATCTTCATGCTTTACAACAAACGCTTTGAAGATTTACTGCAACAGCTGCAGGAACTAACCACGCAGCCCATGGCCGTAAGGCTTATCAACTTGCTGCGCCGCCACGAATACAACAAAGGCGGCGAAATACGCATCACCCACCAGCAACTGGCTGATGAACTTGGCTCGGCACGTGAAGTGATCTCACGCACACTCAAGCAACTCGAAAAAAGCGGTGTGGTGGAACTTGGCCGCAACAGAATTAAGCTTACCGGCAAAAATCCCGATACTGTGTAACCTGAGTTACTGAACAGCTGAAAACTGTATTACACCTTTGCTTCACTAAACTCAACAACTATGTTAGGCATACTTAAAAACCTGTTTGGCAACGGAGGGGGAATTCCCGAAGAAGTACTTACAAATCCGAAACTGACCATTGTGGACGTGCGCACACCGGGCGAATACAAAGGCGGACATATTAAAGGCTCTATCAATATTCCGCTTGATCAGCTGGAAAAAAATCTGGGAAAGCTCAAGGGTAAAGAGCCTATTGTACTCTGCTGTGCTTCCGGCATGCGCAGTGGCAGTGCACACCGTGTAATGAGCAGCAAAGGCTTTACCAATGTATATAACGGCGGCGGCTGGTCGTCGCTCAGATCTCAACTCGGAAAATAATGTCGCGCTTTCAGGAACTGATCAATTCGGGAAAACCCGTACTGGTTGATTTTTTCGCCACCTGGTGCGGTCCGTGCAAAGCACAGGCGCCAATTCTGGAACAACTGGCCGAACGTGTGGGCGATACGGCGCATATTCTGAAAGTGGATGTGGATAATAATCCGCAGGCTGCTTCTATATATGGTGTGCGTGCTGTGCCCACGCTCCTGCTGTTTCAAAATGGCAAGGTGGTTTGGCGGCACAGCGGCGTAATGGGCGCAGCTGAGCTCGAACAGCTTATCCGTTCGCACACTTAATGGCTTTCCTTATCTTTACCACATGAAAAAATTACCGTTTATTCTGGCGGCTGCATTCGCTGTCATTCTTCTGATACAATGCCAGCAGCCTCAGGGCGCACTTCCCGCTCCGCAATTTTCACAACAGCTTGCCAAGCTCGATAACGAACAGCTGATTGATGTGCGCACACCTGAAGAATATGCTGCAGGACATATTGAAGGTGCAGTAAACATCAACTTCTACGGCGATGCGTTTGACAATGCGATTTCTCAACTCGATAAATCGCGGCCGGTTTATGTGTATTGCAAAGTAGGCGGCCGCAGTGCCAAAGCCGCTGCCAGCATGCGTTCGAAAGGATTTACCAATGTGGTTGAATTACAGGGCGGATTTGATGCCTGGAACAGCGCCAACTTCCCGGTGTCTGTGACTAACACACCTGCGGCTCCGCCGGCTACCGACGGAAAAGGCAATCCGGTGGTGGTTGACAAGCCTTTCTCTAAAACTGTTTACCTCGAAGAAGTACGCAAAGACCGCTACACATTAGTTGACTTTGCGGCCGGCTGGTGTGGTCCCTGCCGCATTCTGGCTCCGCGCATCGACGAGGTGCAGAAGGAAATGAATAACGGCTTTACCCTGCTGAAAGTGGATGCCGACCGCGACACCGACATTTGCGATTCGCTGCGCATTACTGCATTGCCTACGCTTGTGTTTTACAAAAACGGCAAACAGCTCTGGCGCCAGACCGGCCTGCTCGAAAAATCGTCGCTCGATCAGATGATCCGCGATGCGATGAAAGAATAACGATTCTGCTTTCCGAAGAATTTACAACGCCCTGTGCCCTTCGCACGGGGCGTTATGCTATTTTTGCTCCAATCAAACGCACGCACCATGCCCAGTTTCGACATTGTAAGTAAAATAGATGCGCAAACACTTGATAACGCCATCAACAGCGCACGTAAGGAAATCATCGGCCGTTTCGATTTCAAAGGCACAAAAAGTACCATTGATCTCGACAAGAAGAATCTGGTGCTTACCATTCTTACCGAAGACGAAATGCGCCTTGAAGCCATTATTGATGTGATCCGCATGCGCATGATCAAACAGCAGCTCGATCCGCGCAGCCTCGACGAAGGCAAGGAACACGCCGCATCGGGCAGCATGATACGCAAAGAAGTAACTGTACGGCAGGGTGTAGATAAAGACACTTCCCGCAAACTCATTAAAGACATCAAAGATTCAAAACTGAAAGTGCAGGCGCAGCAAATGGATGATATGGTGCGTGTAACCGCCAAGAAGATCGACGATCTTCAGCAGGTAATTGCACTGGTTCGTAAAGGTGAATATGATTTACCTTTTCAGTTTGTGAATATGAAGTAGGAAGA
This genomic interval from Bacteroidota bacterium contains the following:
- a CDS encoding rhodanese-like domain-containing protein, which gives rise to MLGILKNLFGNGGGIPEEVLTNPKLTIVDVRTPGEYKGGHIKGSINIPLDQLEKNLGKLKGKEPIVLCCASGMRSGSAHRVMSSKGFTNVYNGGGWSSLRSQLGK
- a CDS encoding Crp/Fnr family transcriptional regulator, which codes for MYTKAYSLFSADQQLADELRKLGTSRVFKHGETLTGTGSYIRSIPIVLSGRIKVTQRDEEGRDRFLYHIMPGESCVTMFSGGLGGMSMVTTTADEESEVLLVPIEKARELAQQFPQFTDFIFMLYNKRFEDLLQQLQELTTQPMAVRLINLLRRHEYNKGGEIRITHQQLADELGSAREVISRTLKQLEKSGVVELGRNRIKLTGKNPDTV
- the asnB gene encoding asparagine synthase (glutamine-hydrolyzing), whose protein sequence is MCGITGIVNLSSRPLHLTEAAQAMNTAIAHRGPDGEGFLAVDEHGNTTALSGLHTPQALCNMPHPHSPHQNIAAFHSSPRFVFGHRRLAIIDISAAGHQPLCTADKQLWITYNGELYNYIELRAELESNGVHFHTHTDTEVVLEAYRAWGENCLTRFNGMFAFVLWNRATHQLFAARDRFGVKPFYYYHDAEVFCFASEQKALRKNPFVKTALHMEAVADYFAGSEIEYQPESFFANILELFPGCALSINLQSNEVKQWAWYSLTINQRFVNPAPERFAAHVELVRERLYEAIRLRMRADVPVGACLSGGIDSSAIAGIMADVVRNHGNVNVGERMKLFTAVFDDARIDERRWAQEVVARTQAEWHTVQPQPQELLADLEELIYSQDVPIWSTSTYAQHRVMKLAAQNGIRVLLDGQGGDELFAGYHPYFRAFWRELLGNGEWGTLRSEMNAFDGPALKFMLREQLKQRTFPALPAALRKKLMLRAYPEFSYLNPELIDSYVRRRNTRTPQTLNEMLRGEFVNTRLKGYLKCEDRCSMWHSVESRTPFADDHLLIETVFALPGSMKIHQGYTKALLREAAAPWLPEAIRTRRDKMGYVTPNNKWITQLRNEFRPYFEQNFDGIFNKERLLKEYDQLFSPQGDTDTGRVFKFIAFAVWRKVHNM
- the trxA gene encoding thioredoxin, giving the protein MSRFQELINSGKPVLVDFFATWCGPCKAQAPILEQLAERVGDTAHILKVDVDNNPQAASIYGVRAVPTLLLFQNGKVVWRHSGVMGAAELEQLIRSHT
- a CDS encoding YajQ family cyclic di-GMP-binding protein, producing the protein MPSFDIVSKIDAQTLDNAINSARKEIIGRFDFKGTKSTIDLDKKNLVLTILTEDEMRLEAIIDVIRMRMIKQQLDPRSLDEGKEHAASGSMIRKEVTVRQGVDKDTSRKLIKDIKDSKLKVQAQQMDDMVRVTAKKIDDLQQVIALVRKGEYDLPFQFVNMK